Proteins co-encoded in one Kribbella qitaiheensis genomic window:
- the glgX gene encoding glycogen debranching protein GlgX codes for MQKWPGRPYPLGATYDGSGTNFALFSEVAEQVDLALIGDDGSEQLIQLTEVDGFVWHAYLPSVQPGQRYGYRVHGPYSPAEGHRCNPSKLLLDPYAKAIDGQVDADESLFSYRFDKPAELNTMDNRGHTMLSVVTNPFFDWGNDRPPGHDYHQTVIYEAHVKGLTKTHPGLPEEIRGTYAGMAHPAIIDHLKDLGVTAVELMPVHQFAQDGHLQENGLSNYWGYNTIGFFAPHNAYSSNGTRGQQVTEFKTMVQALHEAGIEVILDVVYNHTAEGNEMGPTLSFKGIDNAAYYRLVDSDRSHYYDTTGTGNSLLMRHPHVLQLIMDSLRYWVTEMHVDGFRFDLASTLARQFHEVDRLSAFFDLVQQDPVVSQVKLIAEPWDVGDGGYQVGNFPPLWTEWNGKYRDTVRDFWRGEKYTLAEFGSRLTGSSDLYRDDSRRPLASINFVTAHDGFTLRDLVSYNDKHNDANHEGGNDGENHNRSWNCGAEGETDDAEVRKLRAKQQRNFLTTLMISQGVPMLAHGDELGRSQSGNNNVYCQDNELAWVNWDLTEEQKDLLEFTGSLVRLRNDHPVLRRRRFFHGDTGVDGLGDLVWFTPAGQEMQANDWSRDDARAVAVFLNGDAISEPDPRGEPVVDDSFLILLNSNYEAQEFLLPPKEYGEAWTVVVDTIRPTGRANEEEHAAGSTVRIEAHGTLVLTRPRQGTA; via the coding sequence GTGCAGAAATGGCCTGGTCGTCCCTATCCCCTCGGAGCCACGTATGACGGTTCCGGTACGAACTTCGCGTTGTTCTCGGAGGTTGCCGAGCAAGTCGATCTGGCGTTGATCGGTGATGACGGTTCCGAGCAGTTGATCCAGTTGACCGAGGTGGACGGGTTCGTCTGGCACGCGTATCTGCCCTCGGTCCAGCCGGGGCAGCGCTACGGCTACCGGGTCCATGGCCCGTACAGCCCGGCGGAGGGGCATCGGTGCAACCCGTCGAAGCTGCTGCTGGATCCGTATGCGAAGGCGATCGACGGGCAGGTCGATGCCGACGAGTCACTGTTCAGTTACCGGTTCGACAAGCCGGCCGAACTGAACACGATGGACAACCGTGGTCACACCATGTTGTCGGTGGTGACGAACCCGTTCTTCGACTGGGGCAACGACCGGCCGCCGGGCCACGACTATCACCAGACGGTGATCTACGAGGCTCATGTGAAGGGCCTGACCAAGACGCATCCGGGCCTGCCGGAGGAGATCCGCGGCACGTACGCCGGGATGGCGCATCCGGCGATCATCGATCACCTCAAGGACCTGGGGGTGACGGCGGTGGAGTTGATGCCGGTGCACCAGTTCGCCCAGGACGGTCATCTGCAGGAGAACGGCCTGTCGAACTATTGGGGCTACAACACGATCGGTTTCTTCGCCCCGCACAACGCCTACTCCTCGAACGGTACCCGCGGCCAGCAGGTGACCGAGTTCAAGACGATGGTGCAGGCGCTGCACGAGGCCGGCATCGAGGTGATCCTCGACGTGGTCTACAACCACACGGCCGAGGGCAACGAGATGGGCCCGACGCTGTCGTTCAAGGGGATCGACAACGCGGCGTACTACCGGCTGGTGGATTCGGACAGGTCGCACTACTACGACACCACCGGCACCGGGAACAGCCTGCTGATGCGGCACCCGCACGTGCTGCAGCTGATCATGGACTCGCTGCGCTACTGGGTGACCGAGATGCACGTGGACGGGTTCCGGTTCGACCTGGCCTCCACGCTGGCCCGCCAGTTCCACGAGGTGGACCGGCTGTCGGCGTTCTTCGACCTGGTCCAGCAGGACCCGGTGGTGAGCCAGGTGAAGCTGATCGCGGAGCCGTGGGACGTCGGTGACGGCGGCTACCAGGTGGGGAACTTCCCGCCGTTGTGGACGGAGTGGAACGGCAAGTACCGCGACACCGTGCGGGATTTCTGGCGCGGCGAGAAGTACACGCTGGCCGAGTTCGGGTCGCGGCTGACCGGCTCGTCGGACCTCTACCGCGACGACAGCCGCCGCCCGCTGGCGAGCATCAACTTCGTCACCGCGCACGACGGTTTCACCCTGCGTGACCTGGTCTCGTACAACGACAAGCACAATGACGCGAACCACGAGGGCGGCAACGACGGCGAGAACCACAACCGCTCTTGGAACTGCGGTGCCGAGGGCGAGACCGACGACGCCGAGGTGCGCAAGCTGCGGGCCAAGCAGCAGCGCAACTTCCTGACCACATTGATGATCTCGCAGGGTGTTCCGATGCTCGCGCACGGTGACGAGCTGGGCCGCAGCCAGTCGGGCAACAACAACGTCTACTGCCAAGACAACGAGCTCGCCTGGGTGAACTGGGACCTCACCGAGGAGCAGAAGGACCTGCTGGAGTTCACCGGCAGCCTGGTCCGGCTCCGCAACGACCACCCCGTACTGCGCCGGCGCAGATTCTTCCACGGCGACACGGGGGTCGACGGGCTGGGCGACCTGGTCTGGTTCACCCCGGCCGGGCAAGAGATGCAGGCCAACGACTGGAGCCGCGACGACGCCCGGGCTGTCGCGGTCTTCCTCAACGGCGACGCCATCTCCGAGCCCGACCCGCGCGGGGAGCCGGTGGTGGATGACTCGTTCCTGATCCTGCTCAACAGCAACTACGAAGCACAAGAGTTCCTGCTGCCGCCGAAGGAGTACGGCGAGGCATGGACGGTTGTGGTGGACACCATCCGCCCGACCGGCCGCGCCAACGAGGAGGAACACGCCGCCGGCAGCACGGTCCGGATCGAGGCCCACGGCACGCTGGTTTTGACCCGCCCGCGGCAGGGCACCGCATGA
- the treY gene encoding malto-oligosyltrehalose synthase produces the protein MTVPFPTPPHHSGHPQATYRLQLHAGFGFDDAAEVVSYLHNLGISHAYLSPILQAAPGSTHGYDVVDHSRLSEQAGGREAFDRLAAALADHRMGAIADVVPNHVAVPTPARLNAALWSVLRDGPTSPYAEWFDVDWGAGNQPLLMAVLGQRIGKVLADGELSVDGDVLRYYEHEYPLRPGTETLPIAELVTEQWYRLAHWRVADEELNYRRFFDVDTLAAVRVENREVFEATHELLFELLHEGKLNGFRIDHPDGLADPRGYLRRLAERTGGAWVVVEKILEGDEELPGDWPCAGTTGYDALLRVGGLFVDPAGAAPLAAFHSELTGEPADFAPVVEQAKREVVRHGQYAEVHRLVELLARICQDDVRLRDHTRRAFHEVVVELLVNFDRYRAYVVPGEQPPPTAIHALDHAVELARRNLDDEQQETLELVRDLLLGREAGTASRIDEDARHELIVRFQQTCGPVMAKGIEDTAFYRWFRLSSLNEVGGDPAHFGVSPEEFHAYAARLNQRWPRTMTTLSTHDTKRSEDVRARLAVLSEQPAAWAEAVRSWRSLADDHRDAKLDGSTEYLVWQTLFGTWDDGPLAEDRLQAYLQKAIREAKRHTSWTSADSEYEEAVAAFATRVLADQAVLESVRRFADSQAEYVRAATLGQKLVQLTMPGVPDVYQGSEFVDLSLVDPDNRRPVDYSQRIARLARLDDGARPDGLADEKLLVTSRALRLRRQEPEAFAGSYKPLPTSSGHAVAFARGDATVTIATRLPVALHRLGGWGDSTVVLPEGSWQDVLSGRPMGSGAARIHELLADFPVALLARS, from the coding sequence ATGACGGTGCCCTTTCCCACCCCACCCCACCACTCCGGTCACCCGCAGGCCACCTACCGACTGCAGCTTCACGCCGGGTTCGGGTTCGACGACGCCGCCGAGGTCGTCTCGTACCTGCACAATCTCGGGATCTCGCATGCCTACCTGTCCCCGATCCTGCAGGCCGCGCCCGGGTCCACGCACGGGTACGACGTGGTCGACCATTCCAGGTTGTCGGAGCAGGCCGGTGGTCGCGAGGCCTTCGACCGGCTGGCCGCGGCCCTGGCGGATCACCGGATGGGCGCGATCGCGGACGTAGTACCGAACCATGTCGCGGTGCCGACGCCCGCACGGCTGAACGCGGCGCTGTGGTCGGTACTGCGCGACGGCCCGACTTCGCCGTACGCGGAGTGGTTCGATGTCGACTGGGGTGCCGGGAACCAGCCGCTGCTGATGGCAGTGCTCGGGCAGCGCATCGGCAAGGTGCTCGCTGACGGTGAGCTGTCGGTCGATGGCGATGTACTGCGGTACTACGAGCACGAGTACCCGCTACGGCCTGGTACCGAGACGCTACCGATCGCCGAACTGGTCACCGAGCAGTGGTATCGCCTCGCGCACTGGCGGGTCGCAGACGAGGAGCTGAACTACCGGCGCTTCTTCGACGTCGACACGCTCGCTGCTGTCCGGGTGGAGAACCGCGAGGTCTTCGAGGCCACCCACGAGCTGCTGTTCGAGTTGCTGCACGAGGGGAAGCTCAACGGTTTCCGCATCGATCACCCGGACGGCCTGGCCGATCCGCGCGGCTATCTGCGCCGACTGGCCGAGCGCACGGGCGGTGCGTGGGTCGTGGTGGAGAAAATCCTCGAAGGCGACGAGGAGCTGCCTGGTGATTGGCCCTGCGCCGGCACTACCGGGTACGACGCTCTGCTGCGAGTCGGCGGGCTGTTCGTCGACCCGGCCGGAGCCGCTCCGCTCGCCGCGTTCCACTCGGAGCTGACTGGCGAGCCGGCCGACTTCGCCCCGGTGGTGGAGCAGGCCAAGCGCGAGGTGGTGCGGCACGGGCAGTACGCCGAGGTGCATCGGCTGGTGGAGCTGCTGGCCCGGATCTGCCAGGACGACGTCCGGCTGCGTGACCACACGCGGCGGGCCTTCCATGAGGTCGTCGTCGAGCTGCTGGTGAACTTCGACCGGTACCGCGCGTACGTAGTACCGGGTGAGCAGCCGCCGCCGACCGCGATACATGCACTGGATCACGCGGTCGAGCTGGCGCGGCGCAACCTGGACGACGAGCAGCAGGAGACGCTGGAGCTCGTGCGGGATCTCTTGCTGGGCAGGGAAGCCGGTACTGCGAGCCGGATCGACGAGGATGCCAGGCATGAGCTGATCGTCCGGTTCCAGCAGACCTGTGGACCCGTGATGGCGAAGGGGATCGAGGACACCGCGTTCTACCGGTGGTTCCGGCTCTCGTCGCTGAACGAGGTCGGTGGGGATCCCGCCCACTTCGGCGTCTCGCCGGAGGAGTTCCACGCGTACGCGGCCCGTCTGAACCAGCGCTGGCCGCGCACGATGACAACGCTTTCCACGCATGACACCAAGCGCTCCGAGGACGTTCGGGCCCGGCTGGCAGTGCTCTCGGAGCAGCCTGCCGCCTGGGCGGAGGCGGTGCGCTCGTGGCGATCACTGGCGGACGACCATCGCGATGCCAAGCTCGACGGCAGCACGGAGTACCTGGTCTGGCAGACGTTGTTCGGCACCTGGGACGACGGGCCGCTCGCCGAGGACCGGCTGCAGGCCTATCTGCAGAAGGCGATCCGCGAGGCGAAGCGCCATACGAGCTGGACGTCGGCGGACTCGGAGTACGAGGAGGCCGTCGCTGCCTTCGCGACGAGGGTCCTGGCTGACCAGGCGGTGCTGGAGTCCGTACGCCGGTTCGCTGACTCGCAGGCGGAGTACGTCAGGGCAGCCACGCTCGGGCAGAAGCTGGTGCAGCTCACGATGCCGGGTGTCCCAGATGTCTACCAGGGCAGCGAATTCGTGGATCTGTCGCTGGTCGACCCGGACAACCGCAGGCCGGTGGACTACTCGCAGCGGATCGCTCGACTGGCCCGGCTCGACGACGGCGCTCGTCCTGATGGGCTGGCCGACGAGAAGCTACTGGTCACCTCACGAGCCTTGCGGTTGCGGCGGCAGGAGCCAGAGGCGTTCGCAGGGTCCTACAAGCCACTGCCGACCTCCAGTGGGCACGCTGTCGCGTTTGCTCGCGGGGACGCGACTGTGACGATCGCGACCCGGCTGCCGGTTGCTCTGCATCGGCTGGGCGGGTGGGGCGACAGCACCGTCGTACTGCCCGAAGGGAGCTGGCAGGACGTGTTAAGTGGGCGTCCGATGGGTAGTGGAGCGGCTCGGATTCACGAGCTGCTGGCAGACTTCCCGGTGGCGTTGCTGGCTAGGAGCTGA